tgttgatttagtcctataatttttcaacaaagttAGACACCTCCCATTTTTTTCAACAAAGttgtcaacaaagttaggcacctctcattttcttcaacaaagttgtcaacaaagttaggcacctcccattttcttctttatttttctttaatatgagccccacaaatctctcccttaattttgatttttctttttcattctaaGACTTGATCTCAATCTCTAAAAATTCTCAAACTTAAGAGGTTTTGTAAAGATATTTGCAGCCCgatcatgagacttcacatatttgagtttgacttccttcttggcaatgcactctctgatgaagtgatatcttgtatatatatgcttgcttcgatcatgaCACACCGGATTCTTGTCGAATGCCTGTGCAGatttgttatcaatacaaatctctgtagcttcaatttgtggcaaactgagctccttcaataatcttcttagccaaatagcatgacaggtacatgatgttgctgctatatattcggcttcacaagtcgagagagtaacTATGGgttgtttctttgaactccaagaaataacagaatcacccaagaaaaacTTAAAGCCAGTTgtgctttttctatcatcaatatctcccgcataatcactatcacaaaatcccataaggttaaaatcattagaagaagaataaaataactcaaagtcgatcgtaccttttaggtaacgaagaattcATCTAGTGACTTTCAAATGGGTGGAGGTAGGAGCTTCCATGAAATGGCTTACTACTCCAACTACAAAGAGTATATCTGgcctggtacaagtcaagtacctcaaacttctTACAAGACTTTTGAAAAATGTGGGATTCACATTTTCTCTTTCATCAAACTTGGATAATTTTGTCCCACTCTCCATCGGTGTGTTCACGGGGTTacaatcgagcatgttgaacttcttcaagatctcctttgtatagctttcttgagagatGAAAATTTTATCCTCCATCTActtcacttctaggcccaagTAGTATGACATGAGCCTACATCTTTCATCTCGAACTCAcgagacatatctttcttaaaagcttcaaacaaacttgggttattacccgtgaaaataaaatcatcaacataaagacaaacaagtaagatatctccattagtatgaactttaaggtaaagagcatattcatggagacaacgagtaaacccattgtcttaaaaatacttgtcgatgcaactattccatgctcgtggggcttgctttaatccatataaagctttcttcaaccgcaacactttatcttcatggtttttgaccacgaagcccaatggttgttcaacatagacttcttcttcaagatatCCATTCAAAAAAGCCGACTTGATATCTAGTTAATggatcttccacttcatttgcgCCGCCAAAGAGATAAGCAAACGAATCATCTCCATGCGGGCAACATgtgcatagacttcttcatattcaatgccttgcctttgcttgtagcctttagTTACAAGTCGTGCCTTGTATCTCTCCACATCTCCATCAACATTTTTCTTTGCCTTGTATACCCATTTAACTCCAATTGCTCGATGACCCTTGGGaagtgttgttcttctctattgactcGATCTCCTCCTGCATGGTTTGTCTCCACCTTTTGTCTTCAATagcttcatcaaagttcattggttcactatcagcaaagaaaatataaaaaatcaaaattagtaacttccTATGTGTTCTCATAGAGTTCTTGAATACTCCTTGTCCTTTGCGGTtgttcatttgaactttcttgagaAGAGGGAGATGTAACATTTAttggagaaggaggtggagttgTATCCTACACAGGTTCCACGGTCTCTGGTTTTTCTTCATTACCAAAGTATGAAAGAGAATCatatgaagttttttcttgagcTTCCCAGTTCCATGctaattcttcatcaaattcaacatcgtGACTTACCACCATCTTGCCGCTATTTGGGTTGTATagcttgtagccttttgaactcgtatcatagccaacaaacacatgcttgacacttcgatcgtcaagcttcgccctcccttgatgtggcacatgagcataggctatgctcccaaagattctcaagtgcTTGACACTTGACTTTATtccactccatgcttcttgaggggtttgatctctaaTATTCTTTGTTGGAGACCTGTTattcaaataaactgcacaagatACAACTTCTGCCCAAAATTCCTTGGACATATTTTTAGCTTTtaacatacatctagccatattaagaatcgttcgattctttctctctgctactccattttgttggggtgaataAGGTATCGTTAGAGGGCGACGAATTCCATGAGATTTACAAAagtcattaaattcttttgaagtgaattcgcctcctctatcggaccttaaggcttttatttcatagccattttctttttctacaagtactttaaaaattttaaaaatcgcaaaagtttcagatttttggttcaagaaataaacccaagtctttctactaaagtcatcaatgaaaagtagaaagtatttacttttactaaaggaaggtggattgattggtccacacatgtcagtgtgaacaagctgaagcagtttggttgatcttgacatggcctcctttggaaaactcctccttgcatattttccaagaagacaagcttcacacaattgattgggatggCTTATTGATGGTATTCcatgcaccatgttcttttctcccattgatttgagcGCTTCAAAATTTAAGTGTCCAAATCGCATGTGtcaacaccatgattcatcttgcacattagccttcaaacacttttTATCAATTGTCTTAAGATTCAGAGAGAATAATCTATTCTTAgccatatgcactttagcaattagaattccacttgaatctctaagccaaagatgcatatttttcatgtggatgtcatattacttttcaagaagttggcccaaactcaaaatattactttttaattttgggacataataaacatcttgaattaacttgtgacTACCATCTTTACAGGATACCAGAATCGTACCTATCCCTTCAATTTGAATATTTGAGGTATCTCCAAAGAACACATTACCTCTCACCgttttattgatctccacaaatttctctttgcatccacacatatgattgcttgctccattttccaaataccacgagctgcaatcatccttgtcttcttccttgagtgccatcaacaacgttgactcaactttttctttcttgtcgtcaacaaggTTAGATTTTTTTTCAACATTGCTacgacattcccaagagtaatggccaaatttatgacaattataacactcaatttttgatttgtcatacctttgtTCATTATTTGCTTGGTAGtagccacgtcctcttcctcctctaTGTCCACGACCACGATCTCTGAACGTCTGATGGATTTTAACTTCGTTGTTGAAGTTTTTAGCATtgcttcttcctcttccatgactGCCACGACCTCGTCCCCGTCCATTCCCTCGATAGCTCTTTTCACCTCCATAATCTTTGAAGGATGCCTGAATTTTAAGAAGTTTCTCCAATGGCACTTCTTGTCTCCTCTTGATCTTTTCTTCATGGGCCTGTAAAGAACCCTCCAATTACTCTACCATTATAGATtctaaatctttagactcctcaatagcacacaccacaaaatcaaatttaggtaTTAAAGTGCGAAGGTTCTTTTCTACCACACCCACATCTTTTATGTCCTCTCCATATCTTCTTAATTGATTTACAATAGCCTttacttttgaacaataatctgaaatgcattcggattctttcatttttaaaatttcaaaatcagcccttagagtttgaagttttaccttcctTACCTTGTCAACTCATTGAAGAGAGTTTTGTAAAATCtcccaagcttcctttgaggtggtagcatctgccACCTTCTCGAATATGGCATCATCCACACATTGATGGATGAGCGTGagggcttgttgatccttctttcttgtctttgccaagacatctttttcattttgaggCAGAGCTTCCTCATTATCGGGTTTTGCATACCCTCTACTACGATTTCCCACACATCCTTAAAGCCAAGAATGGCTTTCATACGTAGACACCATTtttcataattatcttttgtgagacGGGGTACTGAAAAGACAGCGTACCATTATTTgtcatggctctgataccacgttattgggaaaaataataatcccgcccaggaataatatccacgataaataataataatacaagagagtaacaacgacaccaactcttttaatgggtaaaatacaatacccgagcaGAGCAATATAACCACTAcaatattacaacttagtagtgtcaagagactactacaatcttgaaagaaataacacaatttatttaaaatacttcactacaatattactcacactcactatttatctcacagactacaatctgtggattactctctctaacttctattgcttctctcttattttggtgtTATTGAAATGAATAATGGAGGCCTCTTTTTATAGTAAGAGATGCCATTGAACTATTATAAAGAAgatgtcttgttgttgatttagtcctataatttttcaacaaagttaggcacctcccattttcttcaacaaagttGTCAACAAAGTCGGGCACCttccattttcttctttgtttttctttaatatgAGCCCCACACACGTGAACCCACCCTTCCCATTTGCATCCGCCCTGACAATTCCTATTTCTCAAAATTTGTATTACTGTATTTGTTTTGATGGTGAGCAGGAAAGAAGATACTACACAAATCTCCACATCCAACTTCGCTGCATGAGCAAATGTCAGAGCTAGATTCAAGATTCAAACTCTATAGGTTCAACTTTAAGGTTCATGTATACTTGTAAAGTTATGAGTCTATATCTATTATTTgtttcaattttaataaatttttacaaatAAATTTATACATTTACGTCGAATTACAAAGTTAAAATGAAATCTGAGACAATAATGATGGATCGGCCCCTGGAAAATAAactaatgtaaataaaataaccAATGTGGCTTGGAGGAATAACTGAATAACTTGTCTTACAACTTTTTTTGCTTGAAATTGCAGCTTATGACAAGAACAAAAATTTCCTAGAATGGAGCAAATGAAGAATTTAATAGCTCTACTCATAGTCATAGAAATGAATGAATCTATATCCTGTACTCTGTTGCATCTTAACAATATAATGATGTTAGAGGCATTGAAAGAAAGTCTTGAGACTGAAAGGTCCTTTCACGGCTCCATTCCACATTTCAGCTGCCATTTGGTGGTAAATACTTTCAGTTAAATGATAGGAGTCCCAAAAGACATGCTTTTTTGGGCTTTTACAAACCTCAAACTGTTTCACTGGCCTCTTTCCTCCACAGCTATATATTCCTCTAAATCTCCCTGTGCCACAACACGCCTTTCTCCCTTCCTTGAAACCTACAtgaatatgaattaaaatttaataattgtCTTGGATAAGTTCTTAATTAAACAACTTAATCAATAATTTAACtgattaaaataaaactaattttATTAGTTGATTGTTTAGATAAAAGTGTTGAATATGAAATTCAGAAGTACTTATAAGATGATTGAAATGCCCTTAAATAGTTAGTACTACAAAAATTTTTAGGAATAACATAGAAAGTACCTCAGTCAAATCAAAAGTGTTTGTAAGGTAAAGTGTCATAAGTTGGGAACGACGAACTTACAAGTGAATTTGACTTATACACATTTTTTGTGTTAACCAAATGCATAAATAAGTTAAAAGAGGTGCATACCATATCTGGAGGGATGATTCATCCTCTGTTTCAAACTACGGTTGAAGTCATAAAGTGAGTAGGTGAATCCCTCTAATCGTTTGCGCATTCCTATCCGTTCTTGTAGATCTCATGCGTGAATATTAGTTTATGACAAAACGTTAATTGCTAATCGCGTAAAAATGATTACTTACCTGTTATTACAGGTTAAACTATATTGATAACGTAAGAAAATGTTTACACTATCCATATACTATTATTAGATAATGAAGCCATGGGTGCAAGTTATTTACTTACTTGTACCACTGAAGTCAAGTTGCCAATGACCATTTGTATGTATTGGGGAGGAGAATAGACAGATAGGACTGTGGAATTGGTCAAAAAGGGACTTAAGTAGTCCTTGGTCCCAATGCCAATCAAGTAAACAACACTTCTCAATATCTTGTCCGATTTTGAGTAGCCCAACTTGGCTCTTAACGAAGTTTTCAGCTTCTTGAAGTTGTTCAACTGTGTCTTCAAATCAATCACCTGAAGAATGAAGAATCTGAGAATACCGACATACAACAAAAAACCAAATACGACTGTAGCAGTAAGCATTCTTGGTGTGTAGGGTTCAGAGTATTATACAATTTTTCAGTTGTGTGGATGTACTGAAAGTAAGGTTGTCTAGGGTAGGGTAATACCGGCACTCGTACCAGACCGTACTGATATGCATACTGGACCATACCGTCCGGTGGGTGGGTAGGGGTGAAGGGTAAGAGTAATGGTAGCTCGAAATAGTACCCTTAGTACCGGTACCTAACAGTTTTTTTATCTATACTACTTGTAAAAAAatgaattataaaaaattatatataccaTAGTCTCAATATTGGGGACCAGTTTTTTTTCATTCCTTACTCCTACATTATTATCTTATCGTGTATATGGACAAGCTTAAAGTCTGACAGTTATCCGTTCAAGAATGCATGCAGCTGGCTAGTCATAATTCAATAACATACAAAACATGAAGTTTTTAGAATTATATGAGGCAAGATTACACGCAATTAGAATATTTCAATGCAATTAGCGGcaagttaattattttcttttaaagcTGAAAGGCCTTTTGCTTTTGTAGTTAGATAAAGTATTTCATTTAGACGACCTTAATGTTACCTAACTAGCTAGCTCGCTAAATTCTTTCGCGTAGTCATGAAACCTAGCATCTCTTTCCTTCCTCCTGCATTTTCTTATTATGAGCTTCACTTCTATATTCTGAGAAAGTAAATTTTTTACAAGTAGGCATAATATATAAGTCATCTAAATGATAATCATACATAattatctttaaaaataaaattaataagatACTAGTTTTTATATGTTAAAAGAACGTACTGCTCCCTCGAAAGTCTCGACAAGAGATCCAGCCCCAGCCGATGCAAAGTTTGCTCCATTGCTATAATCCTGTTCATTCTGAGGCTGCAGAAAGGGTGGTGGCTCTGGAATATTTGCATGTTCAGCTGTCACAAAATGAAAAAGACACGCCGTTTTTTTGGTCAATTATATTCAAGCAACTAAATCAATAATAAAAGGAGAAACATAATATGGGggttaaaataagaaaatattaaataagaATACGGATGAATCTGACTCTGATATCATGTTAAGAATTTTGAAGTTAACTCAATCCAAATAGTTAACCTGTGAGGTGAGGATAACTCAAACTCATATAAGAAAACAACAACCTATTCCGTCAATCCAATATTAAACAGACAACAGATGAATTAGGAACAATTGCCTACCAATAAAATCTGAAATCAAACGGTCGTCAGAAAATCTTCCGGTAGGGGACTTGAAGTAAGATTGTCCGTTGGGCCATAAATTGGCTTGGTCAAGAGTGAAAGTATTGATGTAATTGTTGTTTCCCACATCATAGTAGGAGTTACCAAAGATGAAGAGATCAACTCCTCTTTCTGGCCTTTTGCATTCCCTGATATGGATGTTGTGTGTTGCACCTATTCTACCCAGATATAAAACCACCATGATTATGGTACTGAAATAGCTGCTTATTGCACCCATATGATTTGCCATGGTTTTTGCAACTTCGATTTCTCCTTCACCTCAGTTTTTTTCTTTGAAAACGAAgacttttccaatttttttaCTGAGATATATAAGCAAGCAGAGAACTAGACGTTCCAGTTTTTTCTTTGCTTATCTTGCTAAGCAAAGACAAATGAGAATGAATAGCTAAAACAAGTAGGAACTCTTTACTTATAGCTAGTTGCTAGCTACTAATTAGCTACAAGGACAAAGAACTTCGTACATTTTTTTGAGTTTCTATGATTACCTAAGCATGCCAATGTTGTTGCAGAAAATTGACCTCGTCCACCCTACATATTCTATCCACCCTCCacgcaaaagaaaaggaaaaaaagagactTCTGAATAtagtttttattcataaaaaagAGTAATATGGAACCATTGCATGGTTATAACGTTACCTATGGGTCGGTGGTCTTATCGTTCTTTTTTTTATGAAATGATTCATTCACGTCCTAATTATTTAAATGCCATTTGCTTCATTATATTTATCTTACCTTCCTAATTGACTTTAAAGATTAGGAGGACTTTCAATAATGAGAAGAAAAGCTGTAAACACCTTCTAATAAAAATGACAAGGTAATAGTATGTACTTACTACATTGATCCACAGGTTGATCAACAGTGAGAATAGATTCCGTAGTGTTTGCAGACTTTTTTCCCCTTAGGTCTAACCGTTTAAATTGTATTGGACAAGATAAAACCCTTATCATCAACCATTAACTTTAGTTTATTAAGGATCATTTTAAATGCGGTTAAATTTACTTGCAGTTTATTATGGGCAAAACTTTACTCGCACCTGATATTTACACCAAatgtaattaattaaataaactttttaataaaagaataaaatttaaagAGATACTAGTTGAATTATATAATAACTAACGTTACATACTTCTAGGGTTGCagtcattttctttgttttatttccccGCAATCATCCTCTTCGCATTCTTGTTGCATCTTGTATTATGTACTGAAGTGACTCTAGAGATTCATAGTCCTCATCCTCCCCCTAACTTAATCTAAGTTCTAATCCTATTTCTTAGTCAAAATACCCGGGAAAAATCTTGTCTTTTTATAGGCCAAAATCCGCCTTAAGAATATTTAGCGTAATATGGCATTAAAGAAAATTATCGGTCGAGCTCGCCCAAGACGTTGCGAGGTCAATGGCCAAGGTGCCGACATGAGCCGTGGTCAAGATATCGACAGTTATCGTAATCAAGTTGTCAGCAAGGGTCAAGGTCGAGATCGACTAGTGATGATAAGACTTGTAACGACTAATTTGTCAAGATAGAATATTAAAAGtgaatattctagtgaatattccaTGCATTTGTACTATTAGAATTTTTTAGGAAAAAGGCCCCATATATATAGAAAGAGGGGACAATAATAGGGGCATATAAAATTGATTTTGATAAGAGCACTTTTGGGACGAAGACCCTCTCACTTACTAAAATACAAAGATTACCTTTTTACAAATATTCTTATCGATATATTATACCCCACATTTCCATCAGATCCGAAGATTGTTCATGCGAATCTTGGATCtatctgtcattcatcattgtcacgCAAAATATTCGTCCCACCCAttcattattgggtgaatcattttctttatttacttaaatgtcatttattgacATTTATATCACCCTAAATGTTCTTGCTTTTAAGAGTATTTTACATTTATTGTCATTAACCATATATGGAATTTGTCCCATCTACTACACGTTTTTGTGGATAATACCTAGAGTTATTATCCTTAGTTAGATTTAG
This DNA window, taken from Nicotiana tabacum cultivar K326 chromosome 4, ASM71507v2, whole genome shotgun sequence, encodes the following:
- the LOC107765462 gene encoding GDSL esterase/lipase 5-like: MANHMGAISSYFSTIIMVVLYLGRIGATHNIHIRECKRPERGVDLFIFGNSYYDVGNNNYINTFTLDQANLWPNGQSYFKSPTGRFSDDRLISDFIAEHANIPEPPPFLQPQNEQDYSNGANFASAGAGSLVETFEGAVIDLKTQLNNFKKLKTSLRAKLGYSKSDKILRSVVYLIGIGTKDYLSPFLTNSTVLSVYSPPQYIQMVIGNLTSVVQVSRKGERRVVAQGDLEEYIAVEERGQ